A region from the Halichondria panicea chromosome 11, odHalPani1.1, whole genome shotgun sequence genome encodes:
- the LOC135344016 gene encoding uncharacterized protein LOC135344016 isoform X1 → MIMASTRVKVLFLLIILIICNAQEQLIHVKPDSCPQECFCSYQFPDCQTLSEYALNISSYLPSKFILTPGQYYLDSDFSINRTSTESFSLNGTENTTIYCRQNATLSFNGLTSVTIQNVAFVSCGEGNFPGISLTNINTVKMMDISVANTTSGALYIKDSSPNVELTNLVIINNKNSLATIVSIQNSGTTTLNDLSILNNSIGEYNSECVYSSFPNAEEVMFRIDGGIMTAGSIYIIDNVGPFGVMALSNVEAVVNGDWSFERNLVCLGGSLFLSEVNMEFHGTLYSIDNKEIGDKYKTTAGLYISNSQVNINGTIESVANKGYITSIQSLGSNISLMEGASLLLNGNHNGFQVMSLTERSKLIVFNGTLKACNNTIVRQRLILVDTSQVLVNGHITFKNNSRSPISGYNAIIHLYGQIYFQDNAGIVFAVKSDLNINGNSIFYRNNVNDGYSDGALAIQQNSTLTLGGDYLFIEHLYDNEDGGAVYATVTSTVKFSGNGIFRNNSAKNGGAIFLNQESRLEIDKETNLLFEYNSAVKGGAIFIGTSVDHAQCVTYPNKCLFHPINPGNLNASLTFQHNKAYPGGSVMHVNFDIINDSEITYPALEDLGETFKIASGNSVPTLASDSYWFCFCENDSRKGCARNDAPMNVSAIKGKPFSVMVRALKFYGNINMSEPVRRNLQSALLSIDSDDNTTSSLTTDGKLQRVSAKECTEINFTVKSKADMEILILNVGESFLDGEKALYVNVHFNELCPDGFPSDEQNYSCVCDEKINNFLQSCEITDENFQKRIEFQSYWMAPANQTKYQGAMSWYENCPNRYCIAEESFTFSNDDICVNNRSGVLCGSCKMNTSLMLGGDVCGDCSDNAHLALLVVFAVAGILVVALIFLMQITVSSGTINGLIFYANILNSNQTVFFPVGFFRSYTIFISWLNLDFGIETCFYDGMNQIAYSGLLFVFPVYIWILAGLIVVLCRYSVRVSKFFSTSDPVAVLATIILLSFNSLAQNIISIFYYSTINNPGNMRTPVWRYDGSVDYASEHHLTLIIVASVFLLLLLTPYTLVLFSAQVLQKNEFISKVLRQLRLQPFIHAYLIPFKPNHRYWAGLSLLMRVMLLTIFALGESRHINLLAIITACIVAITMFKLTGGIYDKSWIDTLEMSFLVNLGVLAAATSYSLNSSINGHREIATYLSITIALLTFIGIIIVHIYWRLKKLPMLKEKMKAFAKKMRGIKLAKRQKRVINEPPELETNKVTKSVAELTPAIYHVDLREPLLESQIH, encoded by the coding sequence ATGATCATGGCTTCAACAAGAGTGAAAGTACTTTTTCTCTTAATAATTCTGATTATTTGCAATGCCCAAGAGCAACTGATTCACGTCAAACccgacagctgcccacaagaGTGCTTCTGTTCTTACCAGTTCCCCGACTGTCAGACTTTGTCTGAGTATGCCCTCAATATAAGTAGTTACCTCCCTTCCAAGTTTATACTAACTCCTGGTCAATATTATCTCGATTCAGACTTTTCGATAAATCGTACCAGTACCGAGAGCTTCTCTCTAAACGGAACTGAAAATACCACCATCTACTGTCGACAAAATGCCACTTTATCGTTCAATGGTTTGACAAGCGTAACTATTCAGAATGTAGCCTTTGTTTCATGCGGTGAAGGTAATTTTCCTGGTATCAGCTTGACCAACATCAACACAGTGAAGATGATGGACATCAGTGTAGCTAACACCACCTCTGGTGCTCTCTACATTAAAGACAGCAGCCCAAATGTTGAGCTCACTAACCTCGTGATTATCAATAACAAAAACTCTCTTGCTACCATCGTCAGCATACAAAACTCAGGAACTACCACGTTAAATGACCTCAGCATCTTAAACAACAGTATTGGAGAATATAATTCTGAGTGTGTCTACAGCAGCTTTCCTAATGCAGAAGAGGTGATGTTTCGAATCGATGGTGGTATAATGACAGCTGGGAGTATTTATATTATTGATAATGTTGGACCCTTTGGTGTAATGGCCTTGAGTAATGTTGAAGCAGTTGTGAATGGAGACTGGTCATTTGAACGAAACCTTGTCTGTCTAGGTGGTTCATTATTCCTGAGTGAGGTGAACATGGAATTTCACGGGACTTTATACTCCATTGATAATAAAGAGATTGGTGACAAATACAAAACCACTGCTGGACTATATATCAGTAACAGTCAAGTTAATATAAATGGGACGATTGAGTCTGTTGCAAACAAAGGTTACATCACATCAATTCAATCTCTGGGCTCTAATATATCTTTAATGGAGGGAGCATCTCTACTTCTGAATGGTAATCACAATGGATTTCAAGTGATGTCACTAACAGAACGATCAAAACTGATCGTCTTCAATGGAACACTAAAAGCTTGTAATAATACAATTGTACGTCAAAGGCTTATTCTAGTTGACACTTCTCAAGTATTAGTCAATGGTCATATAACGTTTAAAAACAATTCAAGATCCCCTATATCTGGGTACAATGCTATTATTCACTTGTACGGTCAGATATACTTTCAAGATAATGCTGGAATAGTGTTTGCTGTGAAGTCGGATTTGAATATTAATGGCAACTCAATTTTTTATCGTAACAATGTTAATGATGGCTACAGTGATGGTGCTCTTGCTATTCAACAAAACAGTACACTAACATTAGGTGGCGATTATTTGTTCATTGAACATCTCTATGACAATGAAGATGGTGGTGCAGTGTACGCAACAGTCACATCTACCGTGAAGTTTAGCGGAAATGGAATATTTCGAAATAACTCGGCAAAGAATGGAGGGGCAATATTCCTTAATCAAGAGTCTCGGCTTGAAATAGACAAGGAAACAAATCTCCTCTTTGAGTACAACTCCGCAGTAAAAGGAGGTGCCATTTTTATTGGAACTTCTGTCGACCACGCTCAGTGTGTTACTTATCCGAACAAGTGTTTGTTTCATCCTATCAACCCTGGAAATCTTAACGCTTCTCTCACATTTCAACACAACAAAGCATACCCTGGGGGCAGTGTCATGCACGTCAACTTTGATATCATCAATGATTCAGAGATCACGTATCCAGCTTTGGAGGACTTGGGAGAAACATTTAAAATAGCTTCAGGAAATTCAGTACCTACTCTTGCATCTGATAGCTATTGGTTTTGTTTCTGTGAAAACGATTCACGAAAAGGGTGTGCAAGAAATGATGCCCCAATGAACGTATCAGCAATCAAGGGAAAACCATTTTCTGTAATGGTAAGAGCACTCAAATTTTATGGGAATATTAATATGTCAGAACCAGTTCGAAGGAATTTGCAGTCTGCATTATTATCGATTGACAGTGATGACAATACGACGTCTTCTCTAACTACAGATGGGAAGCTTCAAAGAGTTAGCGCTAAAGAGTGTACTGAAATAAACTTCACTGTGAAATCCAAGGCAGACATGGAAATTCTTATATTGAATGTGGGCGAGTCATTTCTTGATGGCGAGAAGGCACTTTATGTAAATGTACATTTCAATGAGTTGTGTCCAGATGGTTTTCCAAGTGACGAACAAAATTACAGCTGTGTCTGTGATGAGAAAATCAATAATTTTTTACAAAGCTGTGAAATAACAGACGAAAACTTTCAGAAGAGAATCGAATTTCAAAGCTATTGGATGGCACCAGCAAATCAAACTAAATATCAAGGAGCAATGAGTTGGTATGAAAACTGCCCTAACAGGTACTGTATCGCTGAGGAAAGCTTCACTTTTTCAAATGATGATATTTGTGTTAACAATAGGtctggtgtactgtgtggaaGCTGCAAAATGAACACTAGTTTAATGCTCGGTGGAGATGTATGTGGGGACTGTTCAGATAATGCACACTTGGCGCTATTGGTTGTTTTTGCAGTGGCTGGAATACTAGTGGTTGCTTTAATCTTTCTAATGCAAATCACAGTGTCTTCAGGAACTATAAATGGACTTATCTTCTACGCCAACATTTTGAATAGCAATCAAACTGTGTTCTTCCCAGTGGGATTCTTCCGTAGCTATACCATCTTCATATCATGGCTGAACCTTGATTTCGGAATCGAAACATGTTTCTACGACGGCATGAATCAGATTGCATACAGTGGACTACTATTTGTATTCCCAGTCTACATCTGGATACTAGCAGGCCTGATTGTTGTTTTATGCCGATACTCTGTACGGGTATCGAAGTTTTTCAGTACCAGCGACCCTGTAGCTGTTCTTGCTACCATAATCTTGTTGTCTTTCAACTCGCTAGCTCAGAATATCATCAGTATCTTCTACTATTCGACTATCAATAACCCTGGGAACATGAGAACACCAGTTTGGAGATATGACGGTAGTGTTGATTATGCCTCTGAGCATCATTTGACTCTTATCATAGTCGCATCAGTGTTTCTCCTATTGCTACTGACACCATACACGCTTGTACTGTTCTCTGCACAGGTTTTGCAAAAAAACGAATTCATCTCGAAAGTCCTTCGACAGTTGAGACTTCAGCCTTTCATACACGCATACTTGATCCCTTTCAAACCCAACCATCGCTACTGGGCAGGACTTAGTCTCCTGATGAGAGTCATGCTACTAACCATATTTGCACTTGGAGAAAGTCGGCATATAAACCTTCTTGCTATCATTACAGCCTGTATTGTTGCTATAACTATGTTCAAGTTGACTGGAGGAATATATGACAAGAGTTGGATTGACACATTGGAGATGTCCTTCTTGGTGAACCTAGGTGTGCTTGCAGCAGCTACCTCATATTCTCTGAATTCTTCAATCAACGGTCATAGAGAAATTGCCACATATTTATCGATTACGATAGCACTACTAACTTTTATCGGGATTATAATTGTGCACATTTACTGGCGACTCAAGAAGCTGCCAATGTTGAAGGAGAAGATGAAAGCTTTTGCCAAAAAAATGCGAGGAATTAAATTAGCCAAGAGACAAAAACGAGTTATAAATGAGCCGCCTGAATTGGAGACTAACAAAGTCACTAAGAGCGTGGCTGAGCTGACCCCTGCAATTTATCACGTTGATCTGAGGGAGCCATTACTAGAAAGCCAAATTCATTGA
- the LOC135344016 gene encoding uncharacterized protein LOC135344016 isoform X2 encodes MASTRVKVLFLLIILIICNAQEQLIHVKPDSCPQECSCSYQFPDCQTLSEYALNTSSYLPSKFILIPGQYYLDSDFLLNGTSTESFSLNGTENTTIYCRQKATLSFNGLTSVTIQNVAFVSCGEGDLPGISLTNINTVKMMDISVANTTSGALYIKDSLNVELTNLVITNNKNSLATIVSIQNSGNTTLNDLSIFNNSIGEYDSECVYSSFPNAEEVVFRIDGGFLTAESIYVTDNVGPFGVMALSNVEAVVNGDWSFKRNLVCLGGSLFLSEVNIEFSGNLFSIENKEINEKYKSTAGLYFNISQVNINGTLESIANEGYITSIKSVGSSIFLKEESALLLNGNVNGFDVMSLAERSKLIIINGTLTACNNTIRQRLILVDTSQLMVNGRITFINTPLAPLTGYNAIIHLYGQIHFQDNAGIVYAVKSDLDINGNSTFYRNNVDDGYKDGALTIVQSTLKLGGNYTFLENLYDNEDGGAIYATITSTVTFSGNGTFLNNSAKNGGAIFIDQKSRLELDKETKLLFNGNSAENGGAIFIGTSVDHVQCINDPNTCLFHPINSGNLNTSLTFENNTAYPGGSVIHVNFDIINDSEITYPALKDLGETFKIASGNSVPTLASDSYWFCFCENDSRKGCARNDPPMNISAIKGKPFSVMMRALKFYGNINMSEPVRRNLLSALLSINTDDNTISSLTTDGRLQSASPEKCMEVSFTVKSEADMEVLVLNVGESFLDGNKALYVNVHFNKLCPDGFPSDEQNYSCVCDEKIRNFLQSCEITDEIFQKRIEFQSYWMAPANQSKYQGAMSWYENCPNRYCITDGNFTFSNDDICDNNRSGVLCGSCKGNTSLLLGGDVCGDCSDNAHLALLVVFAVAGILVVALIFLSQMTVASGTINGLIFYVNILNSNQTVFFPEGFFPGYTIFISWLNLNFGIETCFYDGMNQIAYSGLQFVFPVYIWILAGLIVVLCRYSVRVSKFFSASDPVAVLATIILLSFTSLAQNIIIIFYYSAIKNPGNMRTAVWRYDGNVEYASEHHLTLIIIASVFLLLLLTPYTLVLFSAQVLQKSDYISKILQRLRIQPFIHTYLIPFKPNHRYWAGLSLLMRVILLIIFAFGSGENQLINLLAIITTCIVAITIFKVTGGIYDKSWIDTLEMSFLVNLGVLAAATSYSLNSSIHRQREIATYISISIALLTFIGIIILHVYWRLKKLPMMKEKMEAFAKKMRGIKLHKRQKLIINEPSELEANKVTKSVAELTSATYQVDLREPLLESQIH; translated from the coding sequence ATGGCTTCAACAAGAGTGAAAGTACTATTTCTCCTAATAATTCTGATTATTTGCAATGCCCAAGAGCAACTGATTCACGTCAAACccgacagctgcccacaagaGTGCTCCTGTTCCTACCAGTTCCCCGACTGTCAGACTTTGTCTGAGTACGCACTCAATACAAGTAGTTACCTCCCTTCCAAGTTTATACTAATTCCTGGTCAATATTATCTCGATTCAGACTTTTTATTAAATGGTACCAGTACTGAGAGCTTCTCTCTAAACGGAACTGAAAATACCACCATCTACTGTCGACAAAAAGCCACTTTATCATTCAATGGTTTGACAAGCGTAACTATTCAGAATGTGGCCTTTGTTTCATGCGGTGAAGGTGATTTGCCTGGTATCAGCTTGACCAACATCAACACAGTGAAGATGATGGACATCAGTGTAGCTAACACCACCTCTGGTGCTCTCTACATTAAAGACAGCTTAAATGTTGAGCTCACTAACCTCGTGATTACCAATAACAAAAACTCACTTGCTACGATTGTCAGCATACAAAACTCAGGAAATACCACATTAAATGATCTCAGCATCTTTAACAACAGTATTGGAGAATATGATTCTGAGTGTGTCTACAGCAGCTTCCCTAATGCAGAAGAGGTGGTGTTTAGAATAGATGGTGGTTTCCTAACAGCTGAGAGTATTTATGTGACTGATAATGTTGGACCGTTTGGTGTAATGGCCTTGAGTAATGTTGAGGCAGTTGTGAATGGAGACTGGTCATTTAAACGAAACCTTGTCTGTCTAGGTGGTTCATTATTCTTGAGTGAGGTGAACATTGAATTTTCTGGGAATTTATTCTCCATTGAAAACAAAGAGATTAATGAAAAATATAAATCCACTGCTGGACTATATTTCAATATCAGTCAGGTAAACATAAATGGGACGCTTGAATCAATTGCAAACGAAGGTTACATCACATCAATTAAATCTGTGGGCTCTAGTATATTTTTAAAGGAGGAATCAGCTCTGCTGCTGAATGGTAATGTCAATGGATTTGATGTGATGTCACTGGCCGAAAGATCAAAACTGATCATCATCAACGGAACACTAACAGCTTGTAATAACACAATACGTCAAAGGCTTATTCTAGTTGACACATCTCAGTTGATGGTCAATGGTCGTATAACGTTCATCAACACTCCACTAGCCCCCTTAACTGGGTACAATGCTATTATTCACTTGTACGGTCAGATCCACTTTCAAGATAATGCTGGAATAGTGTATGCAGTGAAATCCGATTTGGATATAAATGGCAACTCAACCTTTTATCGCAACAATGTTGATGATGGTTACAAAGATGGTGCTCTTACCATTGTACAAAGCACTTTAAAACTGGGTGGTAATTACACGTTTCTTGAAAATCTCTATGACAATGAAGACGGTGGTGCAATATACGCAACAATTACATCTACTGTTACATTTAGCGGAAATGGAACATTTCTAAATAACTCAGCAAAAAATGGAGGGGCAATTTTCATTGATCAAAAGTCTCGACTCGAACTCGACAAAGAAACTAAACTCCTGTTTAATGGAAACTCTGCAGAAAATGGAGGGGCCATTTTCATTGGAACATCTGTCGACCATGTTCAATGTATTAATGATCCGAACACGTGTTTGTTTCATCCTATCAACTCTGGAAATCTTAACACTTCTCTCACATTTGAAAACAACACAGCATACCCTGGGGGCAGTGTTATACACGTCAACTTTGATATCATCAATGATTCAGAGATCACGTATCCAGCTTTGAAGGACTTGGGAGAAACATTTAAAATAGCTTCAGGAAATTCAGTACCTACTCTTGCATCTGATAGCTATTGGTTTTGTTTCTGTGAAAACGATTCACGGAAAGGTTGTGCAAGAAATGATCCTCCAATGAACATATCAGCAATCAAAGGAAAACCATTTTCTGTGATGATGAGGGCACTCAAGTTTTATGGGAATATTAATATGTCAGAACCAGTTCGAAGGAATTTACTGTCTGCACTATTATCGATTAACACTGATGACAATACGATATCTTCTCTAACTACAGACGGGAGACTTCAAAGTGCTAGTCCTGAAAAATGCATGGAAGTCAGTTTTACTGTGAAATCTGAGGCAGATATGGAAGTCCTTGTATTGAATGTGGGCGAGTCATTTCTGGATGGCAACAAAGCACTTTATGTAAATGTACATTTCAACAAGTTGTGTCCAGATGGTTTTCCAAGTGACGAACAAAATTACAGCTGTGTCTGTGACGAAAAAATCAGGAATTTTCTACAAAGCTGTGAAATAACAGACGAAATATTTCAGAAGAGAATTGAATTTCAAAGCTATTGGATGGCACCAGCAAATCAATCTAAATATCAAGGAGCAATGAGTTGGTATGAAAACTGTCCTAACAGATACTGTATTACAGACGGAAACTTCACTTTTTCAAATGATGATATTTGTGACAACAATAGGtctggtgtactgtgtggaaGCTGCAAAGGAAACACTAGTTTATTGCTTGGTGGAGATGTTTGTGGGGACTGTTCAGATAATGCACACTTGGCGCTATTGGTTGTTTTTGCAGTGGCTGGAATACTAGTGGTTGCTCTAATCTTCCTATCGCAAATGACAGTGGCTTCAGGAACTATCAATGGACTCATCTTCTACGTCAACATTTTGAATAGTAATCAGACCGTGTTCTTCCCAGAGGGATTCTTCCCTGGCTATACCATCTTCATATCATGGCTGAACCTAAATTTCGGAATCGAAACATGTTTCTACGACGGCATGAATCAGATTGCATACAGTGGACTACAGTTCGTATTCCCAGTCTACATCTGGATACTAGCAGGCCTGATTGTTGTTCTATGCCGATACTCTGTACGGGTATCGAAGTTTTTCAGTGCCAGCGACCCTGTAGCTGTTCTTGCTACCATAATCTTGTTGTCTTTCACCTCACTAGCTCAGAACATCATCATCATTTTCTACTATTCGGCTATCAAAAACCCTGGTAACATGAGAACAGCAGTTTGGAGATACGACGGAAACGTTGAGTATGCTTCAGAGCATCATTTAACTCTTATCATAATCGCATCAGTGTTTCTCCTATTGCTACTGACACCATACACGCTTGTACTGTTCTCTGCACAGGTTTTGCAGAAAAGCGATTACATCTCGAAAATCCTTCAACGATTGAGAATTCAGCCTTTCATACACACATACTTGATCCCTTTCAAACCCAACCATCGCTACTGGGCAGGACTTAGTCTCCTAATGAGAGTCATACTACTAATTATATTTGCATTCGGATCCGGAGAAAATCAGCTCATAAACCTTCTCGCTATTATTACCACTTGTATTGTTGCTATAACTATCTTCAAGGTGACTGGAGGAATATATGACAAGAGTTGGATTGACACACTGGAGATGTCTTTCTTGGTGAACCTAGGTGTGCTTGCAGCAGCTACCTCATATTCTCTGAATTCTTCAATCCACAGGCAGAGAGAAATTGCCACATATATATCGATTTCGATAGCACTACTAACTTTTATCGGGATTATAATTCTGCATGTTTACTGGCGACTCAAGAAGCTGCCTATGATGAAGGAAAAGATGGAAGCTTTTGCCAAAAAAATGCGAGGAATAAAATTACACAAGAGACAAAAACTAATTATAAATGAGCCGTCTGAATTGGAGGCTAACAAAGTCACTAAGAGCGTGGCTGAACTGACCTCTGCAACTTATCAAGTTGATCTGAGAGAGCCATTGCTAGAAAGCCAAATACATTGA